The Triticum aestivum cultivar Chinese Spring chromosome 3A, IWGSC CS RefSeq v2.1, whole genome shotgun sequence genome includes a region encoding these proteins:
- the LOC123061267 gene encoding DNA replication licensing factor MCM4, with amino-acid sequence MASNGGGNSNSPYSASSPDVRPSSPLPATNSSPPQSARRAGGRLRRGPTSSPSLGGFETPPPPGRRTPSGAGAARQRQNWTGRFPPTPSTPMSTDDVPLSSEAGEEDTPETDGGGVGADATPVFVWGTNISVQDVNAAILRFLRHFRDPRDAGRVDPVMDEGKYMRAIHRILELEGGESLDVDAHDVFDHDPDLYGKMVRYPLEVLAIFDIVLMDLVARMEPLFEKHIQTRIYNLKSSICLRNLNPSDIEKMVSIKGMIIRCSSVIPELKEAVFRCLVCGFYSEPVMVDRGRVTEPHICQKEQCKASNSMTLVHNRCRFADKQIIKLQETPDEIPEGGTPHTVSVLMHDKLVDAGKPGDRVEITGIYRAMSIRIGPSQRTVKSIFKTYIDCLHIKKTDKSRLHIEDSMDTDNTNASKSSEDGHVTDKIDKLKELSKLPDIYDRLTRSLAPNIWELDDVKRGLLCQLFGGNALRLPSGANFRGDINILLVGDPGTSKSQLLQYMHKLSPRGIYTSGRGSSAVGLTAYVAKDPETGETVLESGALVLSDKGVCCIDEFDKMSDNARSMLHEVMEQQTVSIAKAGIIASLNARTSVLACANPSESRYNPRLSVIDNIHLPPTLLSRFDLIYLILDKADEQTDRRLAKHIVSLHFENPEVVEHQVLDLPTLVAYISYARKYIQPKLSDEAAEELTRGYVAMRQRGNNPGSRKKVITATARQIESLIRLSEALARMRFSEVVGVLDVTEAFRLLEVAMQQSATDHATGTIDMDLIMTGVSASERQRHDNLVAAIRDLVMEKMQLGGPSMRMAELLEEVRKQSSMEVHQHDLRDALGTLQSEGSVFVHGDSFKRT; translated from the exons GTCCGCCCGTCGAGCCCGCTCCCGGCCACCAACTCATCCCCTCCCCAGTCCGCTCGCCGCGCcggcggccgcctccgccgcggccccaCCTCGTCTCCCTCCCTCGGCGGGTtcgagactccgccgccaccggGCCGCCGCACTCCGTCCGGTGCTGGCGCAGCCCGGCAGCGCCAAAACTGGACCGGACGGTTTCCGCCAACTCCGTCCACTCCCATGTCCACCGACGACGTCCCGCTGTCCTCCGAAGCCGGGGAGGAGGACACGCCCGAgaccgacggcggcggcgtcggcgccgATGCCACCCCGGTCTTCGTCTGGGGCACCAATATCAGCGTGCAGGACGTGAACGCTGCCATTCTGCGGTTTCTGCGCCACTTCCGGGACCCCCGCGACGCCGGCCGCGTCGACCCTGTCATGGACGAGGGCAAGTACATGCGCGCCATCCACCGCATCCTCGAGCTCGAGGGTGGCGAGTCGCTCGATGTGGACGCACACGACGTCTTCGACCACGATCCCGACCTATACGGCAAGATGGTACGCTACCCGCTCGAAGTGCTTGCCATCTTCGACATCGTCCTTATGGACCTGGTGGCGCGTATGGAGCCGCTGTTTGAGAAGCACATTCAGACCAGGATCTACAACCTCAAGTCATCCATTTGCTTGAGGAATCTGAATCCGTCAG ATATTGAGAAGATGGTGTCAATCAAGGGTATGATAATTCGATGCAGCTCAGTCATACCAGAGCTCAAGGAGGCTGTGTTCCGCTGCCTTGTTTGCGGCTTCTACTCAGAACCTGTCATGGTTGACAGAG GGAGAGTAACTGAGCCACACATATGTCAGAAAGAACAATGTAAAGCCTCAAACTCTATGACTCTAGTGCATAACCGATGCAG ATTTGCGGACAAGCAAATCATAAAGTTGCAGGAAACACCAGATGAGATACCAGAAGGTGGCACTCCTCATACAGTCAGTGTTTTGATGCATGATAAGCTTGTTGATGCTGGAAAGCCTGGAGATAGGGTTGAG ATCACTGGGATATATAGGGCCATGAGTATCAGGATCGGGCCAAGTCAGAGGACAGTGAAGTCAATATTCAAG ACATACATTGATTGCCTTCACATAAAGAAGACAGACAAGTCCAGGCTTCATATTGAGGACTCTATGGATACTGATAACACCAATGCTAGCAAGTCTTCTGAAGATGGCCATGTCACAGATAAG ATAGATAAATTAAAAGAGCTTTCAAAGTTGCCTGACATCTATGATAGATTGACTAGATCACTGGCTCCAAACATATGGGAACTGGATGATGTTAAGAGGGGCCTGCTTTGCCAG CTTTTTGGTGGCAATGCTTTGAGGCTTCCTTCTGGAGCTAACTTCAGAGGTGACATCAATATTTTGCTTGTTGGTGATCCTGGAACGAGCAAATCCCAGCTTCTCCAGTACATGCATAAACTGTCTCCTCGTGGTATTTACACAAGTGGAAGAGGCAGTTCGGCAGTTGGCCTTACTGCTTATGTTGCTAAGGACCCTGAAACTGGTGAAACT GTTCTTGAGAGTGGAGCACTTGTTTTGAGTGACAAAGGTGTTTGCTGTATTGATGAGTTTGATAAGATGTCTGATAATGCCCGAAGCATGCTGCATGAG GTGATGGAGCAGCAGACTGTATCCATTGCAAAGGCTGGAATTATTGCATCTTTGAATGCTAGGACATCTGTCCTAGCCTGTGCAAATCCATCTGAATCACGTTACAATCCAAGGCTTTCTGTGATTGACAATATCCACCTTCCTCCAACACTGCTGTCAAG GTTTGACTTGATTTACCTGATCTTGGACAAGGCAGACGAACAAACTGATAGACGCCTGGCTAAGCATATTGTTTCATTGCATTTTGAGAATCCAGAA GTAGTTGAGCACCAGGTCTTGGATTTGCCCACGTTAGTTGCGTACATCAGCTATGCAAGGAAGTACATTCAGCCAAAGTTATCTGATGAAGCTGCAGAAGAATTGACCCGTGGCTACGTTGCAATGAGGCAAAGGGGGAACAATCCTGGTAGCAGAAAGAAG GTCATCACAGCAACAGCTAGGCAAATTGAGAGCTTGATTCGTCTTAGTGAAGCACTGGCGCGAATGCGTTTTTCGGAAGTG GTTGGAGTGCTAGATGTAACAGAAGCCTTCAGGCTTCTTGAAGTCGCCATGCAGCAATCTGCAACCGATCATGCAACAG GGACGATTGATATGGATCTAATCATGACTGGGGTATCCGCAAGTGAAAGGCAGAGACATGACAATCTTGTTGCGGCTATCCGAGACCTTGTCATGGAGAAAATGCAGCTTGGAGGGCCCTCGATGCGTATGGCTGAG TTGCTGGAAGAAGTGAGGAAACAGAGCTCCATGGAAGTTCATCAGCATGAT CTCCGTGATGCTCTTGGCACACTGCAGAGTGAGGGCTCCGTATTTGTCCATGGAGACAGTTTCAAGAGGACCT